The following proteins come from a genomic window of Salvia hispanica cultivar TCC Black 2014 chromosome 4, UniMelb_Shisp_WGS_1.0, whole genome shotgun sequence:
- the LOC125219558 gene encoding transcription factor MYB48-like, which yields MMEKEEAMRKGPWTEEEDVQLVFYVNLFGDRRWDFIAKVSGLKRTGKSCRLRWVNYLHPGLKRGKITPHEERLVLQLHSKWGNRWSRIARKIPGRTDNEIKNYWRTHMRKKAQEQKKKATGIPHASSFSSSSSSSCSSIASFYDTGGMEGQNNNNKCKAAAEEVYSIDEIWKDIELSEESSNFPITSPLVWDFPTNDSLWSHDDHESKMLMTPPYDSFPFYNHHMSG from the exons ATGATGGAGAAAGAAGAAGCCATGAGAAAGGGGCCATGGACCGAAGAAGAGGACGTTCAGTTGGTGTTCTACGTTAACTTATTCGGCGACCGGCGTTGGGACTTCATTGCTAAAGTATCAG GTCTCAAACGCACCGGCAAGAGCTGTCGTCTGCGCTGGGTCAACTACCTCCACCCTGGCCTTAAGAGGGGTAAAATCACCCCTCACGAAGAGCGCCTCGTTCTCCAACTCCACTCCAAATGGGGAAACAG ATGGTCAAGAATTGCCAGGAAAATACCCGGTCGCACTGATAACGAGATCAAGAACTACTGGAGAACTCACATGAGGAAGAAGGCTCAGGAACAGAAGAAGAAGGCCACCGGTATTCCTCATGcctcctccttctcctcctcctcttcctcatcCTGCTCCTCCATCGCCAGCTTCTATGACACTGGCGGGATGGAGGgacaaaacaacaataacaaGTGCAAGGCGGCTGCGGAAGAAGTGTATTCCATAGATGAGATCTGGAAGGACATAGAGCTGTCTGAAGAGAGTAGCAATTTTCCAATCACATCTCCTCTAGTATGGGATTTCCCCACAAATGATTCTCTGTGGTCTCATGATGACCATGAGAGCAAGATGCTGATGACTCCCCCCTACGATTCTTTCCCTTTTTACAATCACCATATGTCTGGCTAA